Within the Echinicola sp. 20G genome, the region GGAAATTACATGAATGGCTTTCAAAACCAAGCCCCTGCCAACCAGCCAGACGGGGCAATGTTGGTACTTGATCCCTTATACGCAGAACAGGCAGAAGGAGGAGTGAAGGCAGAAGTCTTTGATAAGAAGCTCACCGCCACGGTGAGTTATTACCATATAGCCATTGATAATGCTGTACGGACCAATTCTGACGGTTTTATTGAACAGGATGGCCGTCAGGTAAGTAAAGGAATCGATTTTGAAGTGATCGCCAATCCCATTGCCGGATTGAATATCGTGGGTGGCTACGCCTATAATGACAATAGGATCGTCAAGGCCAGTAATGAAGCCATTGAGGGAAACAAAGCCGTGGGAGCACCAGAGAACGTGGCCAACCTTTGGCTTTCCTATGCCCTTCAGGGCAAGCTTAAGGGCCTTGGATTTGGGATCGGAGGAAATTACGTAGGGGAGAATTACTTATTCAGTGACAATGTATTTACCATTCCTTCCTATACATTGCTCAATGCTTCCGTATTCTTTGAACAACCCTCGTGGAGACTGGGGCTCAAAGGCAATAACCTTAACAATGAGAAGTACTGGTCCAGCTACGGCGTGGCTCAGGCACCTGCCAATTTTGCTGCCAATCTTACTGTCAGGTTTTAAACCCAGGACAAAAAAGAATAGCACGCCCTAAATTTAGCTGACTTTTTGGCCGTCAGATACCCGGTTATCTGGCGGTTTATTTATTTTAATAGTATGTAAATTTTACAAGGTTGAACAGGGGAGATCAAAAGTAAACAATTGTCACTACAGCTAGAGGTAAAGACAATACTTTGGGAAGGGGAAAAAACTATTGATATGTGGATATTATTCCTGTATGGTTGGAGTGTTTGCCATTAAAGAAATTATTCAAGCGTATGATGGGAGTGAAGGAATGGAGACACATTATACTGTCCTTCATTTAGGCCAGTTTACATTATTTTGATACCCAAGACGCTGTCTGGGGGTAGTTCATTTTTAATACTTTTTGGTTCAATTTCTCGGTGACTTTAAATGTATATTAGGATGTTACTGGGCAATGAATTTATTAAAGGATATTGGATACTTTACTCCAAGTAGCATCTGGTATTCTTTACAGAATAAATCATAAGACTGCTTTGCTATCCCTTTTTTACCTTCTCTGCATAAAGCACTACATTTAATCATAATGGCTTCCTCATTCAAGGGGTCATAGCTTAACATGCAGTCAGCTACCGATATTAAAATATGGTCATCTGAAATGATTTTTATCCAATTTTCAAGCTGATTTACAATCTTATTGGAGAAATCAACTTTAAAAGGGTCAATCCATTCCGATTGTATGGAAGGACAAATGTTGCCATTGGATAACAAATGAATAACTGATAAAACATCCTTTTCAAATAGATTTGATGTGTTGGTGTCCCCTAACAAATGCAAACATTCAATATAATCACAATACACATTTGGCCCTAATGTAATCCTCCAGTGATTGTTCTCTCCAATAAGCTCTGTAGAACCCGTTTTTTCCAATAGTAATCTAAGTTTACTAATATTTACATTTCTGTTGTTTCGGGCACTCGAGTCTGTTTTGTCAAACCATAGGGTTTCATTTAATTTCAAGGATGAAATTCCTTTATCGTATTTCAGTGTGTTTAGAAAAATTAAGAGGAACAATTGCTTGAGCGTCGGTGTAAATTGTGAAGTGATTTCTTCGCCTTCCAAACTATATACCTGAAAGCCCCCTAGTAGATAGAAAGCTGATTTTTCTCTTTTCTTTTGTACTTCCCTATTGAGGTAAGATGCTGGAGAAGTGTAATGAATTGGGGTACTCCTGTTTTTTTTAAACTTGAGAAAAACAAAAGCACAAATCAAAAGCACAACTAAAATTCCCAATATGAAATATTTTAATAAGCTTTTCCATTCATTTGGAGAAGATTGGAAAACTTCTGAAGGTAAAAGGGGAGGGTAAGCTTGTGAATAAATCCCTATGCCATCAGTGGAAGAGGTCAGTGCTATTAGTTTTCGGGAAGAAGGGGCTAGAAAGACATTGCTCCATGACTCTGTATCCAGGAATTTATACGGAATGGAATCAGCATAGAACTCCATTTCAGGTTCGAAAAGACTGAAGCTTGCCAATTTTAAGTGCGTATTGTATTTGCTACTGTTATAGACCAGCGTATAAAATCTACCAAGGTCGTGATCTACTATCATGCTGGAAGATGGAACAAAGGGCGTTGATGGTTTTTCCATTTGCCAAACTTTGTTTATCTGGTTGTTGCTAAGCTTTAGTTGATATAGGTCATAGAAGTATTCGGTATTGATTCCTTGTTTTCCCATTTTACTACCGTAGCCACCAAAAATCAAAATGTCCTCATCTCCATTCTTCCCCAGAGCACTGAGGTAACGAGGGGGGATTTTTGAGGCCAAGTCCACTGAATCCCAACGATGCTCCTCAATATAATATTTGTTTAATTTGCTTTTATAGGTATAGTGGCCATAACCGCCAAATGTATTGAAGCTTTTGTCTTTTTGATAAAAGAACCTGTTATGATGCCAAAGATCGGTTTCTTTACATACTATTGGTGAAAGGCTCCATGAACTTGAGTCAAAATTAAAAATACTCAAGTCTCCAGTGTCAAATGAATACGACCATAGCTGATGGCTCAGAGGGTTGTAAGTAATGGTGTTTCCTAAACACGGATAAGGATTGCCTTTTTCCACATTGTAAGAAATTAAACTATCAGCGGCTACTATATAAACATGCACGGCACTTTTGGTAACAAAAAAAAGCTGACTGCCTTCATTGTCATGTGTAATTCCGATTAATTCATCAAACTTTAGATTCTTTCTGTTTTTCCACCGTACATGTTCATCGATTTGCCAAATAGGATTTTGTACAATGGCCTCTGAATAAGAAATCTCATCAAAAGCACGATTATAACCATGTTTTCCCAACTTCCAATTATACATTAATTTTCCTTTTCCATTGATCACTTGAATGTCCCGGAGTGTCATCGGACAAACATCTGTGTTTAGAAATGAGGGGATTTTACTTGCCCCATAAATCATCCGAAATGATTTCAGCGTTTTGGCGACACTGCTTTTTTTTGTTTTTATTTTCCCGTTGATTGATAATGATAGTTCAGAATTAGAAGGGGATAAATTGAATTGTATTGGAATCCACTTGTTGAATCCTCCTTCTGGGATTTCTTCCCATTTGAAATTGAAAAGAACACTGTCCTTTACTACTAACCAAAAGTTGGAACCTGTGGAGGCTAAATTAGAGACGAGGTCTATGTTGGTGCCGTCATTGGCAATGATCCTGAAAATATAACCATAATGTCCATCACCCTGTCTGAAATTAGCCTCGAACTCCAGGTTGAAACCGTTTTTAAACTCAAAGGGTTTTTCTGGGGTAAGGTCCAATGAAGTCCTCTTATCCTGTATGACTTCATGTGAGGAAAAATATAATCCCGTACTTAAATCACTTTGACCAAATGAATTATGAAATAAGCAAAGAATTAGGAGCAATAAACAAATGTACCTGGTTAAAATAATCACGTTATATGTTGACTCAATTTACCTCACTAATGTATTAAAAAAAATTATTGTAAACACTTCAAATTCTACATGTATGGGTTAAGTGCATCAAGAACGAAGATTAGGAAGAAGCTATTGTTTGTGAACTTTTCTTAAAGAGTCCTTTGTGAATACCTTAAAATTTGAGGCATTAAATGAGCCCTCTAGGTTTGATACGAACCAATGTAATTCAGATAAAAATTTTGTTGTCCGGTTAAAAATATGGATTAATGTAAATATTAATCAAAAATTAAGCGCTTTTTTATTGTTTATTATATCCCTGTTAATACCCCATGGTTTTCTTTGTGTGTAAGTTTTACCTCAAATCCCAAAATAACCATGAAGACACTGTTTAATAATGAATACCCGTACCTAAGATTTACCAATGAGACCAACTCCATTTGGTGCATGGATTTTTTAAATCTTTTAGCAGGCTGTATAAATACCTCAGTAAGAATAGAGGGACTGATTTTTTTCCATACCATGTTGTACCCTTATTTTCTTGAAAGAAGGCCCGATTTAATTTTCCAAAATCCAAAAGAATAGAATTTGAACGGACCAAACTTTATGAAGCTATAGGTTTTTTATGGGACTATATCCTCAAACCAATAGTAAATAATGTTTTGTCCATCTTTTAATGATGCCGGTAATCTTTACCAGGTAAAATAACCCTAAACAATTTATCCATTCTTAACCTAGTTTTTATGAGAAACAATAGACCAAAAAACAAGTGTTCCATTCAAAGACGATTTAAGAGCCGTTTGTTCTTTATGGTCATGATAGTGATGACACTTTCATTTTCGGCCAGTGCACAGAACGCCTATATTGTCACTGGAAAAGTAGTTGATGAGAATCGGGAACCGATTCCTGGAGTATCCATTCTACTCAAGGGTACAACCAAGGGTACAGTTACAGATATAGATGGAGATTATTCCATATCTGTTAGCGGTACTGATCCTGTATTGGAATTTAGCTTTGTGGGATTTATTAAGCAAAGCATAGCGGTAGATGACAGATCCATGATCAATATTACCATGGAAACCGATGTCGCAGGCTTGGAGGAAGTTGTTGTGGTAGGGTATGGTACCCAAAAGAAAGAATCTCTTACCAGTGCAGTTAGCCAGATAGATTCGGAAAAAATAGAGACCACTACAAATGCCAGTTTGGCCCAAAAGCTTCAAGGGAAAGTACCAGGTTTGCAAATCAGGCAAAATTCAGGACAGCCAGGAGAGTTCAACACATCAATTAATATCCGGGGTTTTGGTGGGGCCCCCTTATATGTCATCGACGGAATACCCAGAGATGGATCCAGTGAATTTCAACGGTTGAATTCGGAGGATATTGAATCAATATCTGTACTTAAAGATGCCTCAGCAGCTATTTATGGTGTACGAGCAGCCAACGGGGTCATTATTGTGACCACCAAAAAAGGAAAGGAAGGTAAGGCCAAATTCAATTATAATGGAACAGTTGGTATACAAAATCCAACTGATGTTCCTCGAATGGCAACTGCAAGTGAATGGGCACAAATGAGAAATGATGCAGCTTTGCTCGGAACCGGAAGCCCTTTCTATTCCGAAGAGATATTGCAAAACTATATTGATGGTGTTCCAGGTTACGAAAGTACCGATTGGTACAGTGAGACCATGAAAAACTATGCTCTCCAATATCAACATAATCTCTCAGCCAGTGGTGGAAGCGATGACGTTAGGTACTTTATCAGTGGAGGGTACTTTAACCAAGGAGGTTTGCTGGAGACCAATGACATCAAATACGAAAGATATACATTACGTTCCAATGTGACCGCGAAACTCACCAGTAATTTGGAAGCCAAAGTTTTTGTGGCCGGGAGGGTGGATGCACAAAGTCAGCCTGGAGAAAATTTCTTCAACATCTTCAAGGGAACAAGAACTACTTTACCGATAGAAAAACCCTTTGCCAATAACAACCCATTGTATCCAGGGATAGTTAGCTCAGGACAAAATCCTGTAGCCCTTTCCAACAGGGAGCTTACAGGATATAATGAAACTACCGATAAAAATATCCAATCTCTCGTAGGACTGGAATACAAAGCTCCATTTTTGGAAGGATTGACACTTCAGGGAAATGTGGCCTATGACTTTACCCAAAACAATAACAAGAACCTGTTCAAAAGCTACAGGCTATATGAATATGATTTTGAGGATGATTCTTTTGTTTCCCAAACACAGCGTTCGGGAAATGCCAATATCTCAAATAGGGCTTCCGATTTCAATAGACTTACACTGCAAGGCCAAGTTTCATATGAACGGTTATTTGGCGACCATCATGTAAGTGGTACAATGGTTTACGAGCAACAGCAGACTTGGTCCCGATGGATGTCCGCACTCCGATATTACGATTTCTATACCAATGATCAGATAAATTTTGCCGGACTGAACAATCAGCAAGCCCAAGGGCTGGAGGACAAGACGGGTAGGATATCCTATGTGGGTAAATTCAATTATGATTACAAAGGAAAATATTTGGTGGAATTTGCCTTTAGGGAAGATGGCTCTTACAGGTATCACCCCAATAGCCGATGGGGCTTTTTTCCAGTTGGATCAGTGGGGTGGCGAATTGCTGATGAGTCTTTTATGCAGCATGTTAGTTGGCTTTCAGACCTTAAACTGCGTGCCTCATATGGTATGGTGGGAGAGGATGCTGGTGCTCCTTTCCAATATGTAGCTGGATTTTCCACATCAGGTGGCAGAGGTTACGAATTCGAAAATAATGTCTACAGTGTTGGAGCAGTTTCACCTGGTATTGTCAATGAAAACCTGACTTGGTTTACATCCAAACTTCTTGATATTGGAATTAATCTTGGTTTATGGGATGGTAGATTCAATATGGAGTTTGACGTCTACCAAAGAAATAGAGAGGGGTTACTTGCAGTAAGGAACCAATCCCTGCCCAATACCTTCGGGGGATCCCTGCCAGAAGAAAACCTGAACAGTGATCAAGTGAGGGGCTTGGATATGATGCTTTCTTACCGTAACCGAATAGGAGACTTCAGCTATGGGATTTCAGGGAATTTTAATTACGCACGTACTAAGAACATCTATGTGGAAAGAGGCCCTTTCTTGAATAGTATGGATAGGTGGCGGGGAGGAAATCTCGATAGATATAATGATGTTGTTTGGGGCTATGAGTACCTCGGACAGTTCCAGAATGAAGAACAAATCATATATGCCCCCATCCAAAATGGGGATTTGGGCAACTCAAGGGAACTTCCCGGAGATTTTCAGTACAAGGATGTCAATAATGATGGAGTGATCAACGGGGATGACATGTTGCCCATATTTTGGAATGGGACCCCAAAAATGTTTTTTGGTTTAACAGTGGACGGGAAGTACAAGAACTTTGATTTCAGCCTGCTTTTTCAGGGAGCTGCCAAATATTCTGTCAGATTTCAGGAGGTCTATGCTGAGATACTTGCCTTTAAGGGAAGCAATACTCCCGCTTACTTCTTCGACCGATGGCATAAGGCAGACCCTTACAATCTGGATAGTGAATGGATTCCGGGAAAATGGCCTTCATCAAGGTTGGTTGAGAATGTGGGGATGTTGTATGCAGAAAGTGAAAAGTGGAGAAGAGATGCTTCTTATGTTCGTTTTAAGAGCGCAGAAATAGGATATACTTTTTCTGGAAACTTACTTTCCAAGATCGGATTTGATAGACTCCGGGTTTATGGCAATGCCCACAATATATTTACAATTACCGATCCTTTCGTAAAACCATTTGATCCAGAAAAACTAGAAGGACTTTTCAATACAGGGTTTACCTATCCCTTACAAAGGAGTTTCAATTTTGGTCTTAATGCTAGTTTCTAAATCAAGTTAACCATGAAAAAACTAATATATATATCAGCCATCCTATTTTATTTGATAGGTTTTACCAATTGCAACAGCGTCTTGGACTTGGAACCTTTGGATAGAATTCAAGGAGAGGATCTATTTAGTGATCCTGAGGGAGTGAGACTTTATATGGCAAATCTGTATGCACAGCTTCCTACAGAAGATTTTACCTTTTTCAGAAATGGATTTAATATCAATAGCGGTGATCCAAATAATGGGGGATTTGTGGCTGCTATGCTGACTGATGAAGCGGTACATTCTGAATTTGGGGACTTTATGCGCAATGAGGATTTTGGCTGGTGGGAACCTGCCTATTCTCTTATCAGGGATGTTAACCTTTTATTTGATTATATCCCGCAATTGAATGTGACAGAAGAAGACAAGGCCATGCTACTGGGAGAGGCATCTTTTATCAGAGGTTACGCATATTTCGGTTTGGCTAAAAGATATGGAGGAGTATCCTTAATTACAGCTACTCAATCTTATGATGGAGATATTGATGCTTTGAAAGTGCCCCGGTCAACCGAAAAGGAAACATGGGATTTTGTAATGGCAGAATTGTCTACGGCAGCAGAAAACCTACCGGAAATTTGGCCAGGAGGAGAAAGAAGAGCTACAAAATGGGCAGCATTGGCACTTCAAGCCAGGGCAGCACTTCATGCGGCATCTATTGCAAAGTTTGCCGATAAAGCTCCGTTCTCGGGAGATGCTGCAGAGCAGCAATTGATCGGACTACAGCCCAATCAGGCAAATGATTATTACCAAATCGTTATCGATGCGGCTGAGGAAATCATAAATAATAGTCCACATGGGCTTTTCAGACCGGATCCTTCCAGTCCTGCAGATGCAGCCGAAAATATTCGTTTGATGTTTCAAGATCCCAATATAGCACTGGAGGAAGCCATTTTTATCAAAGGTTATGCTCTCCCAGGCACAGATAGAGGACATAATTATGATATATGGTTCCAGCCTGCTCAGCTGGCAAACGGATGGCCCCATCCTGGAAGGATGAACCCTACACTTGA harbors:
- a CDS encoding RagB/SusD family nutrient uptake outer membrane protein; this encodes MKKLIYISAILFYLIGFTNCNSVLDLEPLDRIQGEDLFSDPEGVRLYMANLYAQLPTEDFTFFRNGFNINSGDPNNGGFVAAMLTDEAVHSEFGDFMRNEDFGWWEPAYSLIRDVNLLFDYIPQLNVTEEDKAMLLGEASFIRGYAYFGLAKRYGGVSLITATQSYDGDIDALKVPRSTEKETWDFVMAELSTAAENLPEIWPGGERRATKWAALALQARAALHAASIAKFADKAPFSGDAAEQQLIGLQPNQANDYYQIVIDAAEEIINNSPHGLFRPDPSSPADAAENIRLMFQDPNIALEEAIFIKGYALPGTDRGHNYDIWFQPAQLANGWPHPGRMNPTLDLIDVYETYDNPGEIVPVVTRADGVTDNYNGFSESTDYLHFSDPLELFANRDARFHATVVAPTSEWKDREIIIQAGYVKPDGNAVIRTKDQIQVNGQMYYTYGAPSTTQYSGFDGFGGNNTRTGFSFKKFLNQNTPVTPGWNQSTTDFMDMRYAEVLLNYAEAVVESNLGDVALATKGLNDIRRRAGHTVEVPLTLRNVMRERRVELAFENKRYWDLIRRREYEEAFNNRRIHSLFPLLDLRMDVPQYIFVRSYTPNLEQRNFDPKFYYRPIPGISGNGLVQNPQY
- a CDS encoding TonB-dependent receptor, with the translated sequence MRNNRPKNKCSIQRRFKSRLFFMVMIVMTLSFSASAQNAYIVTGKVVDENREPIPGVSILLKGTTKGTVTDIDGDYSISVSGTDPVLEFSFVGFIKQSIAVDDRSMINITMETDVAGLEEVVVVGYGTQKKESLTSAVSQIDSEKIETTTNASLAQKLQGKVPGLQIRQNSGQPGEFNTSINIRGFGGAPLYVIDGIPRDGSSEFQRLNSEDIESISVLKDASAAIYGVRAANGVIIVTTKKGKEGKAKFNYNGTVGIQNPTDVPRMATASEWAQMRNDAALLGTGSPFYSEEILQNYIDGVPGYESTDWYSETMKNYALQYQHNLSASGGSDDVRYFISGGYFNQGGLLETNDIKYERYTLRSNVTAKLTSNLEAKVFVAGRVDAQSQPGENFFNIFKGTRTTLPIEKPFANNNPLYPGIVSSGQNPVALSNRELTGYNETTDKNIQSLVGLEYKAPFLEGLTLQGNVAYDFTQNNNKNLFKSYRLYEYDFEDDSFVSQTQRSGNANISNRASDFNRLTLQGQVSYERLFGDHHVSGTMVYEQQQTWSRWMSALRYYDFYTNDQINFAGLNNQQAQGLEDKTGRISYVGKFNYDYKGKYLVEFAFREDGSYRYHPNSRWGFFPVGSVGWRIADESFMQHVSWLSDLKLRASYGMVGEDAGAPFQYVAGFSTSGGRGYEFENNVYSVGAVSPGIVNENLTWFTSKLLDIGINLGLWDGRFNMEFDVYQRNREGLLAVRNQSLPNTFGGSLPEENLNSDQVRGLDMMLSYRNRIGDFSYGISGNFNYARTKNIYVERGPFLNSMDRWRGGNLDRYNDVVWGYEYLGQFQNEEQIIYAPIQNGDLGNSRELPGDFQYKDVNNDGVINGDDMLPIFWNGTPKMFFGLTVDGKYKNFDFSLLFQGAAKYSVRFQEVYAEILAFKGSNTPAYFFDRWHKADPYNLDSEWIPGKWPSSRLVENVGMLYAESEKWRRDASYVRFKSAEIGYTFSGNLLSKIGFDRLRVYGNAHNIFTITDPFVKPFDPEKLEGLFNTGFTYPLQRSFNFGLNASF
- a CDS encoding kelch repeat-containing protein, with product MDLTPEKPFEFKNGFNLEFEANFRQGDGHYGYIFRIIANDGTNIDLVSNLASTGSNFWLVVKDSVLFNFKWEEIPEGGFNKWIPIQFNLSPSNSELSLSINGKIKTKKSSVAKTLKSFRMIYGASKIPSFLNTDVCPMTLRDIQVINGKGKLMYNWKLGKHGYNRAFDEISYSEAIVQNPIWQIDEHVRWKNRKNLKFDELIGITHDNEGSQLFFVTKSAVHVYIVAADSLISYNVEKGNPYPCLGNTITYNPLSHQLWSYSFDTGDLSIFNFDSSSWSLSPIVCKETDLWHHNRFFYQKDKSFNTFGGYGHYTYKSKLNKYYIEEHRWDSVDLASKIPPRYLSALGKNGDEDILIFGGYGSKMGKQGINTEYFYDLYQLKLSNNQINKVWQMEKPSTPFVPSSSMIVDHDLGRFYTLVYNSSKYNTHLKLASFSLFEPEMEFYADSIPYKFLDTESWSNVFLAPSSRKLIALTSSTDGIGIYSQAYPPLLPSEVFQSSPNEWKSLLKYFILGILVVLLICAFVFLKFKKNRSTPIHYTSPASYLNREVQKKREKSAFYLLGGFQVYSLEGEEITSQFTPTLKQLFLLIFLNTLKYDKGISSLKLNETLWFDKTDSSARNNRNVNISKLRLLLEKTGSTELIGENNHWRITLGPNVYCDYIECLHLLGDTNTSNLFEKDVLSVIHLLSNGNICPSIQSEWIDPFKVDFSNKIVNQLENWIKIISDDHILISVADCMLSYDPLNEEAIMIKCSALCREGKKGIAKQSYDLFCKEYQMLLGVKYPISFNKFIAQ